From one Nitrosococcus halophilus Nc 4 genomic stretch:
- a CDS encoding SulP family inorganic anion transporter gives MTHRNSTPPPSEQWLPALGWLRNYRRATFSADLTAGVITAILLVPQGMAYAVLAGLPPEVGLYASVVPPLLYVLTGTSRAMSVGPVSVAAILVAETLATTGQTAGDENYLAGAILLAALSGAALLLLGALRLGALANFLSHPVLSGFTSAAALIIIASQLGNLTGIPLARGDLWRTVEGLATHALDANGPTLALGVGTTLALIGLRGPLVRLLSRRGMSQDKAQLLGRAAPLLLVILTTTAVATLHLDALGVATVGEIPAGLPQPTLSFLTNPAWRELLLPAFMIAFIGYVESVSVAKVLARKRRQKIDPNQELVALGLSNLGAAVTGTMPVAGGFSRSMVNFAAGAQTQFAALITAILVGTVTLWLTPWFYYLPQAVLAAIIIVSVAPLIDLDTVRESWRYDRADTMSLAITFGGVLVVGLEGGLVLGVLLSVALYQWRAAKPHIALVGRVPGTEHYRNIHRHRVETWPELLLIRIDESLYFANAAYLDQFVANAVAERPQLRHLVFLMNPVNHIDLSAIETLIGLTIGLREAGITVHLAEVKGPVMDRLQESHLLTELPPGRVFLSTEEAVQALTQA, from the coding sequence ATGACCCACCGCAACTCAACCCCTCCACCCTCCGAGCAATGGCTACCCGCCCTCGGGTGGCTACGCAACTATCGACGGGCAACTTTCAGCGCTGATCTCACCGCCGGCGTGATCACCGCTATATTGCTGGTACCCCAGGGCATGGCCTACGCCGTACTCGCAGGGCTACCCCCGGAGGTGGGCCTGTACGCCAGCGTGGTGCCCCCGCTCCTCTACGTGCTGACCGGCACCAGCCGCGCCATGTCCGTCGGCCCGGTGTCAGTCGCAGCGATCCTGGTGGCCGAAACACTGGCCACGACCGGCCAGACAGCCGGCGATGAGAACTATCTAGCGGGCGCCATCCTGCTGGCGGCCCTGTCCGGCGCAGCCTTGCTCCTACTGGGCGCACTGCGCCTAGGGGCGCTTGCTAATTTTCTCAGTCACCCGGTGCTTTCCGGCTTTACCAGCGCCGCTGCCCTTATCATTATTGCCAGCCAGCTCGGTAACCTCACCGGCATTCCCCTTGCGCGGGGCGACCTCTGGCGCACGGTGGAGGGGTTGGCGACCCACGCCCTCGACGCCAACGGGCCGACCCTTGCTCTTGGTGTGGGCACCACCTTGGCACTTATAGGGCTGCGCGGCCCCCTCGTCAGGCTGCTTAGCCGGCGCGGCATGAGCCAGGACAAGGCCCAACTCCTAGGGCGGGCAGCCCCTTTGCTGCTGGTCATCCTCACCACCACGGCGGTGGCAACCCTCCATCTCGACGCCCTCGGCGTGGCTACAGTAGGTGAGATTCCGGCCGGTTTGCCGCAACCTACCCTGTCATTCTTAACTAACCCCGCATGGCGTGAGCTGTTGCTGCCCGCATTCATGATCGCCTTCATAGGCTATGTGGAAAGCGTCTCGGTGGCCAAGGTACTGGCACGCAAGCGCCGCCAGAAGATCGATCCCAACCAGGAACTAGTGGCCTTGGGACTCTCCAATCTGGGCGCCGCAGTGACCGGGACCATGCCCGTTGCCGGCGGCTTCAGCCGTTCCATGGTCAACTTCGCTGCCGGGGCCCAAACCCAGTTCGCCGCACTCATCACCGCCATTCTTGTCGGCACGGTGACATTGTGGCTTACACCGTGGTTTTACTACTTGCCACAGGCCGTCCTGGCGGCGATTATCATCGTCTCGGTGGCACCGCTCATCGATCTGGACACCGTCCGCGAGAGCTGGCGCTACGACCGCGCCGATACGATGTCGCTGGCCATCACCTTCGGCGGAGTCTTGGTGGTGGGACTCGAAGGGGGGCTCGTCCTCGGGGTGCTGTTATCGGTGGCGCTGTATCAGTGGCGCGCAGCCAAACCCCACATCGCCCTTGTGGGACGGGTGCCTGGCACAGAACATTACCGCAATATTCACCGCCACCGAGTCGAGACTTGGCCTGAACTGCTACTCATACGCATTGATGAGTCATTATATTTCGCCAATGCCGCTTATCTCGATCAATTTGTCGCCAATGCCGTGGCAGAACGCCCCCAACTACGCCATTTGGTGTTTCTCATGAACCCGGTAAATCACATTGATTTGTCGGCCATCGAAACACTCATCGGCCTCACCATCGGGCTCCGGGAGGCGGGTATCACGGTACACCTTGCGGAAGTCAAGGGACCGGTCATGGACCGCCTGCAGGAGTCCCACCTCCTTACCGAGCTGCCTCCGGGGCGAGTGTTTCTATCAACTGAAGAGGCGGTGCAGGCACTCACCCAGGCCTGA
- a CDS encoding KamA family radical SAM protein, producing the protein MSKQNIVAISRTKNWPDFGQPRFKVFTARQLDQIPQLQKLSAERRFEMEVVARVLPFRVNEYVINELIDWGNVPDDPIFQLTIPQRDMLAPEHFNRVASAIIRGADRKTLDAVIREVRAELNPHPAGQMEDNIPTLNGERVEGLQHKYRETVLFFPSSGQVCHSYCTFCFRWAQFVGDKELKIAAKETHQLQAYLRAHPEVTDVLVTGGDPLVMKTRNLRAYLEPLLGEAFSHVKTIRIGTKSLTFWPQRFVTDDDADDLLALFEEIQGAGKHLALMAHYNHWQELEPAIAREAIRRVRATGAQIRSQGPLLAHINDDANIWARLWRTQVGLGIIPYYMFVERDTGARNYFEVPLIKAWQIYRDAIQKVSGIGRTARGPSMSAHPGKVEIQGVTEIQGEKAIVLRMIQGRNSDWVQRPFFARYDANATWLDHLQPAFGEEKFFFEQ; encoded by the coding sequence ATGTCTAAGCAAAATATCGTGGCAATTAGCCGCACTAAAAATTGGCCCGATTTTGGCCAGCCGCGTTTCAAGGTGTTTACCGCCCGGCAATTGGATCAGATACCTCAGTTACAAAAGCTTTCCGCCGAGCGGCGGTTTGAGATGGAAGTGGTTGCCCGTGTTTTGCCTTTTCGGGTCAATGAATACGTAATCAATGAATTGATTGATTGGGGGAATGTGCCGGATGACCCCATCTTTCAACTCACTATTCCGCAGCGGGACATGCTGGCTCCGGAGCATTTCAACCGGGTGGCAAGCGCGATTATCCGGGGTGCCGACAGGAAAACCCTGGATGCCGTCATCCGTGAGGTGCGTGCCGAGTTGAATCCCCATCCAGCCGGACAGATGGAGGACAATATTCCCACCCTCAATGGGGAGCGGGTCGAAGGTTTGCAGCACAAATACCGCGAGACAGTCCTCTTTTTCCCCAGCTCCGGCCAGGTGTGCCATAGTTACTGTACTTTCTGTTTCCGCTGGGCCCAGTTTGTTGGGGACAAGGAGCTGAAGATCGCGGCCAAGGAGACCCACCAGTTGCAGGCCTACCTGCGAGCCCATCCGGAAGTGACGGATGTGCTGGTTACAGGGGGCGACCCCTTGGTGATGAAAACCCGCAACTTGCGAGCCTACCTTGAACCTTTACTGGGCGAGGCGTTTTCCCATGTAAAAACTATCCGCATTGGCACTAAGTCCCTGACCTTCTGGCCCCAGCGTTTTGTCACTGATGATGATGCTGATGATTTGTTGGCCCTGTTTGAAGAAATTCAAGGGGCCGGGAAACACCTGGCATTGATGGCCCACTATAACCACTGGCAGGAACTGGAACCGGCTATCGCCCGGGAAGCCATCCGCCGGGTCCGTGCTACCGGCGCCCAAATTCGTTCTCAAGGGCCATTACTGGCACACATTAATGACGACGCCAATATTTGGGCGCGCCTGTGGAGAACCCAGGTTGGGCTGGGTATTATCCCCTACTATATGTTTGTGGAGCGGGATACCGGAGCACGGAATTACTTTGAAGTGCCTCTAATCAAAGCTTGGCAGATTTACCGCGATGCGATCCAGAAGGTTTCGGGGATTGGCCGCACTGCCCGGGGCCCTTCGATGAGCGCCCATCCCGGTAAAGTGGAGATCCAGGGGGTCACCGAAATCCAGGGTGAAAAGGCGATTGTCCTGCGGATGATCCAGGGGCGTAACTCGGATTGGGTACAGCGTCCCTTTTTCGCTCGCTACGATGCCAATGCCACCTGGCTCGACCATCTGCAACCGGCCTTCGGTGAAGAGAAATTCTTTTTCGAACAATAA
- a CDS encoding phosphoenolpyruvate--protein phosphotransferase, giving the protein MLYTTTGIQLKGIPLSPGVAWGRACFYGEATPFLTFDHREAIDEAGRLNETLTWMVKRLEVLAQEAEAKLDSGMADVFRMQRMILEDPNLQQRLFAFIEHQGLDAERAVEKQLEQYQIQLQTLETEYLRQRAADIAEIKQGLLDHLRRATPFLHCKDMPHCEIGECRLKNDHIVIASELTSHLLIEADCHVKGFLVEKGGIHSHAAILARALGLPVIGGIQHPHQAIPPHAKILINGDTGKVILNPSAKTLHQGTRQAQPKPSKIGPIPELQVMVNIDTPADLQEALTVAAEGIGLYRTETEVLMKGRLLTETEQEARYTEVVKTMAGRPVYIRLLDLGADKAAPWLRLPPEENPALGCRGARLLLSHPEILREQARALARASIHGPIHVIYPMVTDRDQFHQLHALFNSALTDLPSESLLHGIMFEVPSAYLQAGQLFQEIDFGCIGTNDLVQYLFAADRTNDNTGYDALLSHPVLWELIQELAKAAQAAAKPLSLCGELGGNAHFTQKIIAAGIQAVSANPKQVFAVRQAARRVTLNKSKGPSNKQGDNAEERKKAP; this is encoded by the coding sequence ATGCTTTATACCACCACAGGAATCCAACTCAAGGGTATCCCGCTTTCACCCGGGGTCGCCTGGGGACGCGCCTGCTTCTATGGCGAAGCTACACCTTTCCTTACGTTTGATCATCGAGAAGCGATTGATGAAGCAGGCCGCCTTAATGAGACCCTAACGTGGATGGTAAAACGCCTAGAGGTCCTCGCCCAGGAAGCCGAAGCGAAGTTGGATTCGGGGATGGCGGACGTCTTTCGAATGCAGCGGATGATTCTGGAGGACCCGAACCTACAGCAACGCCTTTTCGCCTTCATTGAACATCAGGGATTAGACGCCGAACGGGCAGTAGAGAAGCAACTAGAGCAATACCAAATCCAATTGCAGACCCTAGAAACGGAATACTTACGACAGCGCGCTGCGGATATTGCTGAGATTAAACAAGGATTGCTGGATCATCTCCGCAGGGCAACCCCCTTTCTTCACTGCAAGGACATGCCCCACTGTGAGATCGGGGAGTGCCGTCTTAAAAATGACCATATTGTGATTGCCTCTGAACTCACCTCCCACTTGCTTATTGAAGCAGATTGCCATGTCAAGGGCTTTCTGGTAGAAAAAGGAGGAATCCACTCCCATGCAGCCATCCTAGCCCGTGCCTTAGGCCTACCAGTCATCGGCGGTATTCAACACCCCCACCAAGCCATCCCTCCCCATGCAAAAATCTTAATCAACGGGGATACCGGAAAGGTCATTTTAAATCCATCTGCCAAAACCCTCCATCAGGGGACCCGTCAAGCCCAACCTAAGCCGTCGAAAATCGGTCCCATTCCCGAACTTCAGGTCATGGTCAATATCGACACCCCGGCTGATCTTCAGGAAGCGCTCACGGTCGCTGCGGAAGGAATCGGGCTATATCGCACGGAAACAGAGGTCCTCATGAAAGGACGTTTGCTCACTGAAACAGAGCAAGAGGCCCGCTACACCGAAGTGGTAAAAACAATGGCTGGACGGCCCGTGTATATCCGTCTATTAGATTTGGGAGCCGATAAGGCAGCACCTTGGCTAAGACTGCCTCCCGAGGAGAATCCGGCGTTAGGATGTCGTGGTGCCCGCCTCTTACTTTCCCATCCCGAAATCCTTAGGGAGCAGGCGCGCGCGCTGGCCCGGGCCTCTATTCATGGGCCCATTCACGTGATTTACCCCATGGTCACTGATCGGGATCAGTTCCATCAACTACATGCCCTCTTCAACTCGGCCCTAACGGACTTGCCCTCGGAGTCCTTACTTCATGGGATCATGTTTGAAGTCCCCTCCGCTTACCTGCAAGCGGGGCAATTATTCCAGGAAATCGACTTCGGCTGCATTGGCACCAACGATTTGGTGCAATACCTCTTCGCCGCCGACCGAACCAATGACAATACAGGATACGATGCCCTACTTAGCCATCCCGTATTGTGGGAGCTCATACAGGAGCTTGCGAAAGCAGCCCAGGCAGCCGCAAAACCCCTCTCATTATGCGGGGAGCTTGGAGGCAATGCCCATTTTACCCAAAAGATTATCGCGGCAGGTATTCAGGCAGTCAGCGCCAACCCCAAACAAGTTTTTGCGGTGCGGCAGGCAGCTCGAAGGGTAACCCTTAACAAGTCAAAAGGCCCAAGCAATAAGCAGGGTGATAATGCCGAAGAAAGAAAAAAAGCCCCATAA
- a CDS encoding transcriptional regulator, which produces MYRKELIKILLNNPMSVHELAVAMEEPIKEVRDDLQHLHKSLRHSPYQIEITPAKCNQCGFVFNRDKMSKPSRCPQCKGTWISAPLIQIREK; this is translated from the coding sequence ATGTACCGAAAAGAACTCATCAAGATTCTGCTGAACAATCCCATGTCAGTGCATGAACTGGCAGTAGCCATGGAAGAGCCCATCAAGGAAGTAAGAGATGATCTCCAGCATCTACATAAATCGCTGCGCCACAGTCCCTACCAGATAGAGATCACCCCAGCAAAGTGCAATCAGTGCGGTTTTGTGTTTAATCGGGATAAGATGTCAAAACCAAGCAGGTGCCCCCAGTGCAAGGGGACTTGGATCAGTGCCCCCCTCATCCAAATCAGAGAAAAATAA
- a CDS encoding class I SAM-dependent methyltransferase, with the protein MNDSSREVAPKTQGAVLKWQAPFYDAECALVGLRKKFRRETLRHAWLSPGEQVLDVGCGTGVLTQLAAEEVGPSGAVVGIDPSPPMITLARKKASRAGSQAQFELGVVEGLSFEDRRFDVVLSSLMLHHLPVGLKREGLSEIYRVLKPGGRLLAVDFDRPGHPLWWLLLWPQLFMPAVAAHVRGEIPDYLSAAGFRQVQPVGRWFNLLTFWEAQK; encoded by the coding sequence ATGAATGATTCAAGCCGGGAAGTGGCGCCCAAAACCCAGGGAGCCGTGCTGAAATGGCAAGCGCCGTTTTACGATGCAGAATGTGCCCTGGTGGGTTTGAGAAAGAAATTTCGACGGGAGACGCTGCGCCATGCTTGGCTAAGCCCTGGCGAGCAAGTCCTGGATGTGGGGTGCGGTACGGGAGTGTTAACCCAATTGGCGGCGGAGGAAGTGGGTCCTTCAGGGGCGGTGGTGGGGATTGACCCTTCTCCCCCAATGATTACCTTGGCCAGAAAAAAGGCAAGCCGTGCCGGGAGCCAGGCTCAGTTTGAATTGGGGGTTGTGGAAGGTCTCTCTTTTGAGGACAGGCGCTTCGATGTGGTGTTATCTAGCTTGATGTTGCACCATTTGCCTGTAGGGTTGAAACGAGAGGGATTGAGTGAAATTTATCGCGTCCTCAAGCCTGGCGGGCGTCTGTTGGCGGTGGATTTTGACCGGCCGGGTCATCCTCTATGGTGGTTGCTGCTATGGCCCCAGTTGTTCATGCCTGCTGTCGCCGCCCATGTTCGGGGTGAAATTCCGGATTATTTGTCCGCAGCGGGTTTTCGCCAGGTACAGCCGGTGGGGCGATGGTTCAATTTATTGACCTTTTGGGAAGCACAAAAATAA
- a CDS encoding DUF1523 family protein → MKTLKRIVTVIAMTLVLGALAALISYHWPRTAQFKIVDTEVKRIDTQDQYRITAVRQKDDKRMVFRNEDAWHRLKFDSADIQGDAAIAARDDLVAEITYYGWRSNLLSWFWNVSDLEILREETEAKPEPIPQE, encoded by the coding sequence GTGAAAACACTTAAAAGAATTGTCACCGTCATCGCTATGACACTGGTCCTAGGCGCCCTTGCTGCCTTAATCAGCTACCACTGGCCTAGGACTGCCCAGTTCAAGATTGTGGATACTGAAGTCAAACGCATTGACACTCAGGACCAATACCGCATTACTGCTGTCCGCCAAAAGGACGACAAGCGGATGGTATTCCGTAACGAGGACGCCTGGCATCGGCTCAAATTTGACAGTGCTGACATCCAGGGCGATGCAGCGATTGCCGCGCGGGATGATCTCGTGGCGGAAATTACCTATTATGGCTGGCGCAGCAATCTCTTGTCGTGGTTCTGGAATGTCAGTGATCTGGAAATCCTACGGGAGGAGACGGAAGCAAAGCCGGAGCCAATACCCCAAGAATAG
- a CDS encoding PH domain-containing protein: protein MSTILYEANPSMLRMNPFITVLSILLIPVGIGIIILLWMYIKTKMDKLTIKEDEIIWVHGLLNKSYTEINMNSVRTVKVNQSLLQRMLNAGDVVIFTAGDNPEVSIQGLPEPDNIRNYIKGQNEQGG, encoded by the coding sequence GTGTCGACAATACTTTATGAGGCCAACCCCTCCATGCTGCGGATGAATCCGTTTATCACAGTACTCTCTATCTTGCTGATTCCTGTCGGGATCGGAATTATCATTCTCTTATGGATGTATATCAAGACGAAAATGGACAAGCTCACGATCAAAGAGGACGAGATTATTTGGGTCCATGGCCTGTTGAATAAATCCTATACAGAGATCAATATGAATTCCGTACGCACGGTCAAGGTCAATCAGTCCTTGTTGCAAAGAATGCTAAACGCAGGCGATGTGGTGATTTTCACGGCTGGGGACAATCCTGAAGTGTCGATTCAAGGTCTTCCCGAGCCGGACAATATCCGTAACTACATCAAGGGTCAGAATGAGCAAGGGGGATAG
- a CDS encoding TonB-dependent receptor: MLEILHPNNKWRVLRNINFLFIGCALPGSVLAQNTSDDVDAIERIEVIRGGTAAYGFGAGGLINIITNTAQDEME; encoded by the coding sequence ATGCTCGAAATACTTCATCCAAATAATAAGTGGCGGGTTTTACGGAACATCAATTTTTTGTTTATAGGCTGTGCGCTCCCTGGCAGCGTGCTTGCGCAGAACACTTCAGATGACGTGGACGCTATTGAACGTATCGAGGTCATACGGGGGGGTACTGCGGCCTATGGATTCGGCGCGGGGGGGCTTATCAATATCATTACCAATACAGCCCAGGATGAAATGGAATGA
- a CDS encoding cytochrome c/FTR1 family iron permease, whose product MGLTIPSLGKWLSGLALLISLMGYGGVGSAEVAEGRAQTALHMLDYISVDYPEFIQDGQVLNAEEYQEQLEFAHEVLGIVEQLPVTPQKGEIAEQAHQLLASIQNKAPGERVAAAANGLRWEIIRIYQIEIAPQQAPDLETGESLYEARCATCHGVEGHGDGPAAQGLEPEPTNFHDQARQEQRSIYSLFSTITLGVPGTAMPSFQQPLSEQQRWALAFYVSTFATTPEEQKGGAALWQQGLGKEIFPDLQALTSQTPREVSAQHGEEARQVLAYLRSEPALLRSQESPLNLSLKRLEQSLEAYREGNNERAQQLAVEAYLEGFELVEASLNTLDSTLRAHIEREMMAYRALIREGAPVAALQAEQKALQELLGQAQKRLEETQLSPTAIGLSALAIILREGLEAVLIVGAIISFLIRSGRRDALMYVHLGWIPALVLGVATWFAATYFISISGASRELTEGIAALVAAVILLYVGFWLHGKAYAKGWRAFIAKQVRGALNQRTLWALALLSFLAVYREVFETVLFYQALWAQAGSEGHGAVLGGFGVGVVVLLIVSGLIFYYSVRLPIKLFFGVTSVLLALLAVILTGKGIGALQEAGMIPVHPVTFPSMPALGVYPNWQVLLLQGTLLIAVVVGFGYTHIASRRLPAANNA is encoded by the coding sequence ATGGGATTGACGATACCCTCTTTAGGAAAATGGCTTAGTGGGTTAGCCTTGCTTATCAGCTTGATGGGCTACGGTGGAGTGGGCAGCGCTGAGGTTGCAGAAGGCCGGGCGCAAACCGCTTTACATATGTTGGACTATATTAGCGTGGATTATCCTGAGTTTATCCAGGATGGTCAGGTGTTGAATGCAGAAGAGTATCAGGAGCAGCTCGAGTTTGCCCATGAAGTTCTGGGAATCGTTGAGCAATTACCCGTAACGCCTCAAAAGGGGGAAATAGCAGAGCAAGCCCATCAGCTCCTGGCATCGATTCAAAACAAAGCCCCCGGAGAAAGGGTAGCCGCAGCAGCCAATGGGTTGCGCTGGGAGATTATTCGAATCTATCAAATTGAAATCGCACCTCAACAAGCGCCTGATTTGGAGACAGGCGAATCCCTTTACGAGGCCCGCTGCGCGACTTGTCACGGTGTCGAGGGCCATGGGGACGGTCCGGCCGCCCAGGGTTTAGAACCGGAACCGACCAATTTTCACGATCAGGCCCGTCAGGAACAGCGCAGTATTTATAGCCTTTTCAGCACCATCACCTTAGGGGTGCCCGGTACGGCGATGCCTAGTTTCCAGCAGCCTCTGAGTGAGCAGCAGCGCTGGGCGCTGGCCTTTTATGTGAGCACTTTTGCCACCACTCCAGAGGAGCAAAAGGGGGGGGCCGCTCTATGGCAACAGGGACTGGGCAAGGAAATCTTCCCCGATCTGCAAGCCCTGACCAGTCAAACGCCTCGGGAGGTCAGTGCTCAACATGGGGAAGAGGCCCGTCAGGTATTGGCCTATTTGCGCAGTGAGCCTGCTCTTCTGCGCTCCCAAGAATCGCCACTGAACTTGAGTTTGAAACGCCTTGAGCAGAGTCTCGAAGCTTACCGGGAAGGCAATAATGAACGGGCTCAGCAATTGGCGGTAGAAGCCTATTTGGAAGGTTTCGAATTGGTGGAGGCCAGCTTGAATACGTTGGACTCCACCCTGCGGGCCCACATCGAGAGGGAAATGATGGCCTATCGGGCGTTGATTCGGGAAGGTGCGCCGGTAGCGGCGCTGCAAGCCGAACAAAAAGCGTTGCAGGAACTCTTGGGCCAAGCCCAGAAACGGCTGGAGGAGACCCAACTTTCCCCCACGGCCATTGGACTGAGTGCCTTGGCCATTATCCTGCGGGAAGGCCTGGAAGCGGTCCTGATTGTAGGGGCCATTATTTCCTTCTTGATTCGATCCGGACGGCGTGATGCGTTGATGTATGTGCATTTAGGTTGGATTCCTGCGCTGGTGCTGGGGGTGGCAACTTGGTTTGCAGCCACTTATTTTATTTCCATTAGCGGGGCCAGCCGGGAGTTGACCGAAGGCATTGCTGCCTTAGTAGCGGCCGTCATTTTGCTTTACGTGGGGTTTTGGCTGCATGGCAAGGCCTATGCGAAAGGCTGGCGAGCATTTATCGCCAAACAGGTGAGGGGGGCCTTGAATCAACGGACCTTGTGGGCACTGGCTCTGCTATCTTTTCTTGCGGTCTACCGGGAGGTTTTCGAGACGGTGTTGTTTTACCAGGCCTTGTGGGCCCAAGCGGGTTCAGAGGGGCACGGGGCAGTGCTCGGTGGGTTTGGTGTCGGGGTGGTGGTGCTGCTGATTGTCAGTGGCTTAATTTTTTACTATAGCGTTCGGCTGCCGATTAAACTCTTCTTCGGGGTCACTTCTGTGTTGTTAGCGCTATTGGCAGTGATTCTGACTGGAAAAGGAATCGGTGCCCTGCAAGAAGCGGGGATGATTCCGGTGCATCCGGTAACTTTTCCAAGTATGCCCGCGCTGGGTGTTTACCCCAACTGGCAGGTGTTGCTCCTGCAAGGCACCTTGCTCATAGCCGTGGTGGTGGGTTTTGGTTATACCCATATCGCCTCTCGTCGGCTACCGGCGGCAAATAATGCTTAG
- a CDS encoding hemin-degrading factor produces the protein MLTTQWRHDQEKPRVCLPRRAAHGNISEVEVLAASCGETVTRLCGLRDLIKELPQLGKVKVVTGNRHAVQEKVGQYQAIKLLDSYGRIQGDAIDLRLFLNHWHYGFAVKEKWDDGFRHSLQFFDRDGVGVHKVYLTRDSHREAYENLIACYRSADQRPRQSVAPVPRPLFCADEEIDVALLRQSWCALQDIHDLPALFKNFGITRIQGLRLVGEDLATPVALPDLQVFMEALREVALPLSFHVGNGGAVQIHTGMVKQVGITGLWLTALDTDFTLYLRGTGIASVWILRKPGKEGTLCCLELYNWAGENVLQIFSPSRPGEVEYGIWQRLLTALETAPISECSLLPTG, from the coding sequence ATGTTGACAACGCAATGGCGGCATGACCAAGAAAAGCCCAGGGTTTGCCTTCCCAGGAGAGCTGCCCATGGGAATATCAGTGAAGTTGAAGTTTTGGCGGCCTCTTGCGGAGAAACGGTCACTCGCTTATGTGGTCTGCGGGATTTAATCAAGGAGTTACCCCAGCTAGGGAAGGTGAAGGTGGTAACGGGTAACCGCCACGCGGTCCAGGAGAAAGTAGGCCAATACCAGGCCATTAAATTACTTGATTCTTATGGGCGGATACAGGGCGACGCCATCGATTTGCGTTTGTTTCTCAACCATTGGCACTATGGTTTTGCGGTTAAAGAGAAATGGGATGATGGCTTCCGCCATAGTTTGCAGTTCTTTGATCGAGATGGGGTTGGCGTGCATAAGGTTTACCTGACCAGGGACAGTCATCGGGAAGCCTATGAAAACCTAATAGCCTGTTACCGCAGTGCCGATCAAAGGCCCCGACAATCGGTAGCGCCGGTGCCTCGGCCCCTTTTTTGCGCCGACGAAGAAATCGACGTGGCTTTACTCCGCCAGTCATGGTGCGCTCTTCAGGATATCCATGACCTTCCGGCGCTTTTTAAAAATTTTGGGATAACCCGAATTCAAGGTTTGCGTTTGGTGGGAGAGGACCTAGCCACCCCCGTTGCCTTGCCTGATCTGCAAGTATTTATGGAGGCGTTGAGGGAGGTAGCGTTGCCCTTGAGCTTTCATGTGGGCAATGGGGGAGCGGTGCAAATTCATACAGGAATGGTCAAGCAGGTGGGGATCACGGGGCTTTGGCTCACGGCCTTGGATACTGATTTTACCCTCTACTTGCGAGGAACCGGGATTGCTAGTGTCTGGATTCTGCGTAAGCCGGGGAAGGAAGGTACGTTGTGCTGCCTGGAGCTGTATAATTGGGCAGGAGAAAATGTGTTGCAGATCTTCAGCCCCTCCCGGCCGGGAGAGGTCGAGTATGGGATCTGGCAGCGGTTGTTGACAGCGTTGGAAACCGCGCCAATTTCAGAGTGCAGTCTATTACCCACAGGATAA